The genomic DNA CGGCCATGGAAGCCTGTCCGAGCTACAAACCGTGGCATGACAAAGGCAGTGGCAAGACTTACCTGCGCCCCGATCAAGGCAAGTGCCTGCACTACTACTTCTATTTCATCGACGAGGAACTGGGGTTGTGCTACCTGCGTGTGCCGACGTGGGCACCGTTCGGGTTGCAGTTCTACTGTAATGGTCACAGCGCTCTGGCAAGAACTCTGACGCGAGAAAGGATCGACTTCCTCCAGCAGGACAACGCCTTCCTGCGTGTCGCCGACATCGCGCAGGCGCAGGCGCTGGCGGATGCGTTCAGTCCCGACGTACTTCACCCGCGACTGGATCGCTATGCGCAGTGGTTGTGCCCAGTGCTTGACGTCTTTGGATCCTCGTATCACTGGAGCTTGCGCCAAGTCGAATACTCCACCGACCTGATGTTTCGCAGTGAGCAGATATTGGTTCCACTGTATGACGCCATTTCGCGCCAAGCGGTCTTGGCCGCCAACGCAGAACGCGTCTCCAGCTTTCTGGGCAAGAAGGTCACGCCACAACTGGCCCAGGAGATCGGTTCCCGGTTGTCCACCCGTATCGAGGGGCGCTGCATCAAGCACACCATGGGCGCCGCTGGCGTCAAGGTGTATGACAAATTCTCCCGCGTACTGCGGGTCGAAACGACCGTCAATGACGTGAGTTTCTTCAAACACCACCGCAAGGTGGAACACAAGGACAGGCACGCCACCCGAGAATTGGCGCCCCTGAAGAAGACGATCTATAGCCTGATCGACCTGCGCGACATCCTGCTCGGCTGCAAGGGGTTCGGGGAGCAATGGAACCGGGAACTGGTTTAAGGTGTTCACTTATCAGAACGGTCGAGATGACGGTACGGATTAACTGGGGCCGGGAATCCGGCTTTCTGCATGTGAGACTCGTAATCCGCCCAGGCTTGTCGGCTTTGTGGGATGCTCGTCCCCCGCAGGGAGATTTCAATGGGTGGTTCGGCTAGGCGGCGACGTAGCCGCAGGCGCGGGTCGGCGTCGTTTGCGCGCGTGGACAGATCCGCCAGCCGCTTGGTCCTGGCCAGTTCCTCCAGGTCATGGGCTATGCGCCGGAGCACCCGGATCACACGGCCCGTGGTCCACGCCGACGTAACAGGTCTCTGGCAAGTCATCGTCCGGTCGGAGGTTCACTGCCGGCGTTTCTCCTGCAGCGAGAGATTCCAGCCAGCCAACGCATGAGATCAGCATCGTTGCTTCCTCTGTGAGTCGGTCTGCGACCTGCTCCTCTGCGTCAGGAAGAGGATCCTCTGGAGCAGGCCATCCCGCCTCCCGAAGCATCGATAAGGGGTGTTCCACACAATCCGCCTGCGGGCTGGTGACAAGCTGATGAACACGGGTTGGACCCAAGCCCACCTGTTGGGCGATATCTCGGACGGAAAGCCCTTGTCGATGAGCCGACACGATGGCCCAGACGCGTTCGAGTTCGGCCATCTCCAACTGGAAGGAGGCTCGTGCAAGCCGAGTACGAATACGCGCCCAGCGTTGAAATTCTTCTCTGGACTTCGGGATCATCTTTTTATCTTACCCTGAGGTGTTCATTAGAGTGAACACCTTAAACCAGTTCCCGGTTCCATTACTCCCAGAACCCCAATATCGCCGGCCGCGTGGCGGCACATCCTGCTCAACGGGCACTACACATTCCAGAGCGACGGCAAGCTCATCGACCTGGATACGCTCGTGGCAGGGTTGGGTTTGGGATGACGGAAATTTCGACGGTTCCGGCTTAGAACCCCCACCAGAACTCGCTATCCGCCACAGTGCTTGAAGACCTGCATCGAAGCCCCGGCCAGCAGCGGCCAGACATTGGTATACCAGTCCATGTACGCCGGATCCGCCAGATGAGTCTTGAGCGCCTCGAGATCAGCCCATTTCTCGACGATCACCAACTCGTTATCGTCGAAGGCGGGTTGTCCCGGAAATCCGCTCGACAAATGCACGGCCAACTCGTATTCGAGGCAACCCGCTTTCGCCTGTACGGCAGGGACGATCTTGCGCAATAGCCGCTCCACGACGTCGCGTTGCCCTTCCCGGGCCCTGATCGCAGCGATGACGTAGATCATTTCCCCGGATTCTCCTCATCGCGGCTGCACCCGGCGAACTGATGCCAGCCATCAAGCTGCTCGTGCTTGACCCCGAACAGGGCATCCTGGAGAGGCCGGGAATTGAGGAAACGATGGGGAAAGCCAAGGCTGATGGCGCTCACATTGTCGAGTTTCGCCAATGTCGAGGCGTCGAGCGTCAGTTCCAAGCAACCGAGATTCTCGATCATCTGTGACGCTGTACGCGCGCCAACGATGGGTATCAGGTGACCAGCTTGCTGGCGAATCCAGCTCAGGGCCACCTGTGCCGGCGGACGATTCAAATGAGCGGCAATGCTCGCCAGGGTGCCAGCGATTTGCAACGAGCGCCGCTTGAGACGCTCGCCATTCAGCCATTCGCCGCGCTTCGAATCGGCGATGTGAACCGCATCGTCGTTCAAAACATATTTGCCGGTGAGGACGCCACCGCCGAGCGGCGCCCACGCCATGACGCCGAGGCCCAGCGCTGCGGCCATCGGCAGAAGATCCCGCTCCGCTGTTCGCTCGATCAGGCTGAACTCCGCCTGTAGGCCAATGAAGCGTGTCCAGCCGCGAAACTCGGCCAGAGTGTTGGCCTGCGCAGCAACCCAGGCCGGCGCATCGGAAATTCCTGCGTAAAGGATCTTGCCGGAACGTACGAGGTCGTCTAGTCCGCGCATGATCTCGTCGATTGGGGTGATGGCATCCCAGACATGCAGCCAGTAGATGTCGATGTAGTCGGTCTGCAACTGCCGCAG from Candidatus Dechloromonas phosphoritropha includes the following:
- a CDS encoding antibiotic biosynthesis monooxygenase, which codes for MIYVIAAIRAREGQRDVVERLLRKIVPAVQAKAGCLEYELAVHLSSGFPGQPAFDDNELVIVEKWADLEALKTHLADPAYMDWYTNVWPLLAGASMQVFKHCGG
- a CDS encoding aldo/keto reductase, producing the protein MRYRLLGRSGLRVSELCLGTMTFGEDWHFGAGKDESRAIFDAYCTAGGNFLDTANAYTCGTSERLVGEFVAGERERFVISTKYSLSTNPNDSNAGGNHRKNMHQAIERSLRQLQTDYIDIYWLHVWDAITPIDEIMRGLDDLVRSGKILYAGISDAPAWVAAQANTLAEFRGWTRFIGLQAEFSLIERTAERDLLPMAAALGLGVMAWAPLGGGVLTGKYVLNDDAVHIADSKRGEWLNGERLKRRSLQIAGTLASIAAHLNRPPAQVALSWIRQQAGHLIPIVGARTASQMIENLGCLELTLDASTLAKLDNVSAISLGFPHRFLNSRPLQDALFGVKHEQLDGWHQFAGCSRDEENPGK